Proteins from one Nitrospiria bacterium genomic window:
- the sigZ gene encoding RNA polymerase sigma factor SigZ, with product MELPKTFGSQTHSGKKMDVSAVWMKFHKDLHRFLSKQVRNKQDADDILQDIFIKIHKHSNQLKVEESLKAWVFKIVKNAMVDHYRREGKQATPQVVFDNFSDQAHQITFNEEAGQCLKPMLENLPERYRSALFLTEFQGITQKELTQHLGRSLSGAKSRVQRGREKLKTLLLACCHFELDRLGNILEYEKRGKDCQYCKKC from the coding sequence TTGGAATTACCAAAAACGTTCGGTTCACAAACCCATAGCGGAAAAAAAATGGATGTCTCTGCAGTGTGGATGAAATTTCACAAAGACCTGCACCGGTTCCTTTCAAAACAGGTGAGGAACAAACAGGATGCGGACGACATCCTTCAAGATATTTTTATCAAAATCCATAAACATTCCAACCAGCTGAAGGTAGAAGAAAGCCTCAAGGCTTGGGTGTTTAAAATCGTAAAAAATGCCATGGTTGACCATTATCGAAGAGAAGGAAAACAGGCCACCCCTCAAGTGGTTTTCGATAATTTCAGCGACCAAGCCCATCAGATTACGTTCAATGAAGAAGCAGGCCAATGTCTGAAGCCTATGTTGGAAAACCTCCCGGAACGTTACCGGTCGGCACTATTCCTAACAGAGTTTCAGGGAATCACCCAAAAAGAATTAACCCAACACCTAGGTCGGTCATTGTCCGGGGCCAAATCCAGGGTACAAAGGGGAAGAGAGAAACTAAAAACCCTATTACTGGCTTGTTGTCATTTTGAACTAGATCGGTTAGGAAATATTCTCGAGTATGAAAAAAGGGGAAAAGATTGCCAATATTGCAAAAAATGCTAA